A window of Spirochaetota bacterium contains these coding sequences:
- a CDS encoding STAS domain-containing protein, whose product MYDATFEPETNALVIRIKGSFSFEYTPEFKRQIKEAIGSMQYKKFIADLSGLTYIDSSGLGSLFHMKNSIDKIGGEMLIRSIPERIIEVFKSSGFYNVFNII is encoded by the coding sequence ATGTACGATGCGACCTTTGAGCCCGAGACCAACGCCCTCGTCATTCGCATCAAGGGCAGTTTTTCGTTCGAATACACCCCGGAATTCAAGCGGCAGATAAAAGAAGCCATCGGCAGCATGCAGTACAAGAAGTTCATTGCCGATCTTTCCGGGCTCACCTACATCGATTCTTCCGGGCTCGGCTCGCTGTTCCATATGAAGAATTCAATAGACAAGATCGGGGGGGAAATGCTCATCCGATCAATCCCGGAACGCATCATCGAAGTGTTCAAAAGCAGCGGTTTTTACAACGTGTTCAACATCATATAA
- a CDS encoding sensor domain-containing diguanylate cyclase, with the protein MVKPLQLLNVLNDFSENLRDANYSDINHLYSLTVLYCAEYLMCTRASFLRYNKEEQILYHGATVMFNDAREMAVNIEEKLKHITIPFKADYRASISLEPETTAVSDVAKHPNLSRVIDDALGITPKHALFAPLYLNDEFIGIIEAVRASPSDDFDSTDRVYFSILTNFVATLLSGIRSSDWAIRDALTGIYNVNFFKQTCDQLITENERRQHEDSTFCVAMIDIDNFKTINDTYGHKVGDLVLRHVVQVIAACLRKNDVLARFGGDEFCIVFKGCPMTNARIVCERILERIRNEKTMSDDKVIPHSISIGVAEYRSHGTKREDIMHFADIAMYRSKNRGKNCYTIYSSEMGT; encoded by the coding sequence GTGGTAAAACCGCTACAGCTGCTCAATGTATTGAACGACTTCTCCGAGAACCTGAGGGACGCGAACTATTCGGACATCAATCACCTCTATTCGCTCACCGTCCTCTACTGCGCCGAATATCTCATGTGCACCCGTGCCTCCTTTCTCCGGTACAATAAAGAAGAGCAGATACTCTACCACGGCGCCACCGTCATGTTCAACGATGCGCGTGAGATGGCGGTGAACATCGAGGAAAAGCTCAAGCATATCACCATCCCGTTCAAAGCGGACTACCGCGCAAGCATCTCGCTTGAGCCGGAAACGACCGCGGTCTCGGACGTTGCGAAGCACCCGAACCTCTCCCGTGTCATCGATGATGCGCTCGGCATAACCCCGAAGCACGCGCTGTTCGCCCCGCTCTATCTGAACGACGAGTTCATCGGTATCATCGAGGCGGTGCGCGCGTCCCCAAGCGATGACTTCGATTCAACCGATCGCGTGTACTTCTCCATCCTGACCAATTTTGTAGCGACGCTGCTCTCAGGCATACGCAGTTCCGACTGGGCGATACGCGATGCCCTTACCGGCATCTACAATGTGAACTTTTTCAAGCAGACGTGCGACCAGCTCATCACGGAGAACGAGCGGCGTCAGCATGAGGATTCGACGTTCTGCGTCGCCATGATCGACATCGATAATTTCAAGACCATCAACGACACCTACGGTCATAAGGTCGGCGACCTGGTACTTCGGCATGTGGTGCAGGTGATCGCAGCCTGCCTCAGGAAGAACGACGTCCTTGCGCGTTTCGGCGGGGACGAGTTCTGCATCGTGTTCAAGGGCTGTCCCATGACGAACGCAAGGATCGTCTGTGAACGCATCCTCGAGCGTATCCGCAACGAGAAAACAATGAGCGACGACAAGGTCATCCCCCATTCCATCTCCATCGGGGTCGCCGAATACCGCAGCCATGGGACAAAACGCGAGGACATCATGCACTTCGCCGATATCGCGATGTATCGGTCAAAAAACCGCGGCAAGAACTGCTATACTATCTACTCATCCGAAATGGGAACATAA